A genomic region of Stegostoma tigrinum isolate sSteTig4 chromosome 13, sSteTig4.hap1, whole genome shotgun sequence contains the following coding sequences:
- the LOC125458313 gene encoding cytochrome P450 2U1 isoform X3 produces MAAGPCHEAGQTPRAGQYMTSIFLGFAVLLLSRYLLKRRAREQCRLPPGPPCWPLIGLLLSLVWRPGSGTRLPPHLYFTALGKTYGEICRLYLGRQLIIILNGFHMVRDALQHHAEVFSDRPTIPLITIITKRKGIVFAPYGLVWKQQRKFSLSTLRYFGFGKLDLEPKIIEELQFVKSEFSSAVGTAFSPSHVIHNAVSNIICSMCFGKRFDYDDEEFRTMLNLIVQGMKLASNSPAMLINVIPLFQYLPFGPFKEVVKTVRDVTAFLKNIIDQHQKTMDPENPRDFVDFYLKEIDYQRHKKQNTSFSEDYLFYIIGDLFVAGTDTTSNTLLWAILFMAVHPEVQAPGFWKRQQCCRKPTELPSKKAAMPGCKTLQNPESALRTHLVADARPEDIAEAAEGSLGCWAETTSSQSCCHPGWMGSRRRRYRSRPWMRAQ; encoded by the exons ATGGCGGCGGGTCCGTGTCATGAAGCCGGTCAGACCCCCAGGGCCGGTCAGTACATGACGTCCATCTTCCTGGGGTTTGCTGTTCTCTTGCTGAGCCGCTACCTCCTGAAGCGCAGGGCCCGGGAGCAGTGCAGGTTACCCCCGGGGCCACCGTGCTGGCCCCTCATCGGCTTGCTGCTCTCTTTGGTCTGGAGGCCTGGCTCCGGAACCCGGCTCCCGCCGCATTTATACTTCACCGCCCTCGGCAAGACCTATGGAGAAATCTGCAGACTGTACCTGGGCAGACAGCTCATAATAATTCTCAATGGATTCCACATGGTCAGAGATGCGCTGCAGCATCACGCCGAGGTGTTCTCGGACAGACCCACCATTCCTCTGATCACCATCATAACCAAGCGTAAAG GAATAGTCTTTGCTCCGTACGGCTTGGTCTGGAAGCAGCAAAGAAAATTTTCCCTCTCGACCCTGAGATACTTTGGTTTCGGGAAACTTGATCTAGAGCCGAAAATCATAGAGGAACTACAATTTGTGAAGTCAGAGTTTTCCAGTGCAGTTGGGACGGCCTTTTCTCCTTCTCATGTCATTCACAATGCTGTGTCTAATATCATTTGTTCGATGTGCTTTGGCAAACGGTTTGACTACGATGATGAAGAGTTCAGGACTATGCTGAATCTAATTGTCCAAGGAATGAAATTAGCATCAAACAGCCCGGCAATGCTCATCAATGTAATTCCTTTATTTCAGTATTTACCCTTTGGACCTTTCAAGGAAGTTGTCAAGACAGTAAGAGATGTAACTGCATTCTTGAAAAACATCATTGATCAGCACCAAAAGACTATGGACCCTGAAAACCCACGtgattttgttgatttttatctGAAAGAAATAGACTATCAAAGAcataaaaagcaaaatacaagCTTTAGTGAAGATTATTTATTTTATATAATTGGGGATCTCTTTGTAGCAGGGACAGACACAACATCCAATACGCTGTTGTGGGCTATTCTCTTTATGGCTGTTCATCCAGAAGTTCAAG CTCCTGGGTTCTGGAAAAGACAGCAGTGCTGCAGAAAGCCGACGGAGCTACCATCAAAAAAGGCTGCCATGCCAGGCTGCAAGACTCTGCAGAATCCTGAATCAGCCTTGAGGACACACCTCGTTGCTGATGCCAGGCCTGAAGACATCGCAGAAGCAGCTGAAGGGAGTTTAGGATGCTGGGCCGAAACCACCTCATCCCAAAGTTGTTGCCACCCTGGCTGGATGGGGTCCCGCCGCCGAAGATACCGAAGCAGACCATGGATGCGGGCACAGTGA
- the LOC125458313 gene encoding cytochrome P450 2U1 isoform X1: protein MAAGPCHEAGQTPRAGQYMTSIFLGFAVLLLSRYLLKRRAREQCRLPPGPPCWPLIGLLLSLVWRPGSGTRLPPHLYFTALGKTYGEICRLYLGRQLIIILNGFHMVRDALQHHAEVFSDRPTIPLITIITKRKGIVFAPYGLVWKQQRKFSLSTLRYFGFGKLDLEPKIIEELQFVKSEFSSAVGTAFSPSHVIHNAVSNIICSMCFGKRFDYDDEEFRTMLNLIVQGMKLASNSPAMLINVIPLFQYLPFGPFKEVVKTVRDVTAFLKNIIDQHQKTMDPENPRDFVDFYLKEIDYQRHKKQNTSFSEDYLFYIIGDLFVAGTDTTSNTLLWAILFMAVHPEVQERVHKEISTVIGESRPPSLKDKLHMPFTEATIMEIQRMTTVVPLAIPHMASETIGFKGYTIPKGSMVVANLWSVHRDPGMWEHPDEFNPSRFLSPDGNIVKNEAFMPFGIGKRICMGEQMAKMELFLIFSTLLQSFCFKLPEGNDAPNMAGQFGLTLSPHPFKIIPVMR from the exons ATGGCGGCGGGTCCGTGTCATGAAGCCGGTCAGACCCCCAGGGCCGGTCAGTACATGACGTCCATCTTCCTGGGGTTTGCTGTTCTCTTGCTGAGCCGCTACCTCCTGAAGCGCAGGGCCCGGGAGCAGTGCAGGTTACCCCCGGGGCCACCGTGCTGGCCCCTCATCGGCTTGCTGCTCTCTTTGGTCTGGAGGCCTGGCTCCGGAACCCGGCTCCCGCCGCATTTATACTTCACCGCCCTCGGCAAGACCTATGGAGAAATCTGCAGACTGTACCTGGGCAGACAGCTCATAATAATTCTCAATGGATTCCACATGGTCAGAGATGCGCTGCAGCATCACGCCGAGGTGTTCTCGGACAGACCCACCATTCCTCTGATCACCATCATAACCAAGCGTAAAG GAATAGTCTTTGCTCCGTACGGCTTGGTCTGGAAGCAGCAAAGAAAATTTTCCCTCTCGACCCTGAGATACTTTGGTTTCGGGAAACTTGATCTAGAGCCGAAAATCATAGAGGAACTACAATTTGTGAAGTCAGAGTTTTCCAGTGCAGTTGGGACGGCCTTTTCTCCTTCTCATGTCATTCACAATGCTGTGTCTAATATCATTTGTTCGATGTGCTTTGGCAAACGGTTTGACTACGATGATGAAGAGTTCAGGACTATGCTGAATCTAATTGTCCAAGGAATGAAATTAGCATCAAACAGCCCGGCAATGCTCATCAATGTAATTCCTTTATTTCAGTATTTACCCTTTGGACCTTTCAAGGAAGTTGTCAAGACAGTAAGAGATGTAACTGCATTCTTGAAAAACATCATTGATCAGCACCAAAAGACTATGGACCCTGAAAACCCACGtgattttgttgatttttatctGAAAGAAATAGACTATCAAAGAcataaaaagcaaaatacaagCTTTAGTGAAGATTATTTATTTTATATAATTGGGGATCTCTTTGTAGCAGGGACAGACACAACATCCAATACGCTGTTGTGGGCTATTCTCTTTATGGCTGTTCATCCAGAAGTTCAAG AAAGGGTTCACAAAGAGATCAGCACAGTTATTGGTGAGTCAAGACCTCCTTCCCTCAAAGACAAACTTCACATGCCTTTCACAGAAGCAACAATAATGGAAATCCAGCGTATGACCACAGTGGTCCCACTTGCCATTCCACATATGGCATCAGAAACTATTG gttTTAAAGGCTATACTATACCCAAGGGAAGTATGGTGGTTGCAAATCTGTGGTCTGTCCATAGAGATCCAGGCATGTGggaacatcctgatgaatttaATCCTTCTCGATTCTTGAGTCCAGATGGAAATATTGTGAAAAATGAAGCATTTATGCCATTTGGAATAG GGAAACGGATCTGTATGGGAGAGCAGATGGCGAAGATGGAACTGTTCCTGATCTTTAGCACCCTCCTACAATCGTTCTGCTTCAAACTTCCTGAAGGCAATGATGCACCAAATATGGCTGGCCAGTTTGGTCTGACATTGTCTCCACATCCTTTTAAAATCATTCCTGTCATGCGATAA
- the LOC125458313 gene encoding cytochrome P450 2U1 isoform X2, whose protein sequence is MAAGPCHEAGQTPRAGQYMTSIFLGFAVLLLSRYLLKRRAREQCRLPPGPPCWPLIGLLLSLVWRPGSGTRLPPHLYFTALGKTYGEICRLYLGRQLIIILNGFHMVRDALQHHAEVFSDRPTIPLITIITKRKGIVFAPYGLVWKQQRKFSLSTLRYFGFGKLDLEPKIIEELQFVKSEFSSAVGTAFSPSHVIHNAVSNIICSMCFGKRFDYDDEEFRTMLNLIVQGMKLASNSPAMLINVIPLFQYLPFGPFKEVVKTVRDVTAFLKNIIDQHQKTMDPENPRDFVDFYLKEIDYQRHKKQNTSFSEDYLFYIIGDLFVAGTDTTSNTLLWAILFMAVHPEVQERVHKEISTVIGESRPPSLKDKLHMPFTEATIMEIQRMTTVVPLAIPHMASETIGFKGYTIPKGSMVVANLWSVHRDPGMWEHPDEFNPSRFLSPDGNIVKNEAFMPFGIVHTAIHSETLEPHHVTFNTDLTTQS, encoded by the exons ATGGCGGCGGGTCCGTGTCATGAAGCCGGTCAGACCCCCAGGGCCGGTCAGTACATGACGTCCATCTTCCTGGGGTTTGCTGTTCTCTTGCTGAGCCGCTACCTCCTGAAGCGCAGGGCCCGGGAGCAGTGCAGGTTACCCCCGGGGCCACCGTGCTGGCCCCTCATCGGCTTGCTGCTCTCTTTGGTCTGGAGGCCTGGCTCCGGAACCCGGCTCCCGCCGCATTTATACTTCACCGCCCTCGGCAAGACCTATGGAGAAATCTGCAGACTGTACCTGGGCAGACAGCTCATAATAATTCTCAATGGATTCCACATGGTCAGAGATGCGCTGCAGCATCACGCCGAGGTGTTCTCGGACAGACCCACCATTCCTCTGATCACCATCATAACCAAGCGTAAAG GAATAGTCTTTGCTCCGTACGGCTTGGTCTGGAAGCAGCAAAGAAAATTTTCCCTCTCGACCCTGAGATACTTTGGTTTCGGGAAACTTGATCTAGAGCCGAAAATCATAGAGGAACTACAATTTGTGAAGTCAGAGTTTTCCAGTGCAGTTGGGACGGCCTTTTCTCCTTCTCATGTCATTCACAATGCTGTGTCTAATATCATTTGTTCGATGTGCTTTGGCAAACGGTTTGACTACGATGATGAAGAGTTCAGGACTATGCTGAATCTAATTGTCCAAGGAATGAAATTAGCATCAAACAGCCCGGCAATGCTCATCAATGTAATTCCTTTATTTCAGTATTTACCCTTTGGACCTTTCAAGGAAGTTGTCAAGACAGTAAGAGATGTAACTGCATTCTTGAAAAACATCATTGATCAGCACCAAAAGACTATGGACCCTGAAAACCCACGtgattttgttgatttttatctGAAAGAAATAGACTATCAAAGAcataaaaagcaaaatacaagCTTTAGTGAAGATTATTTATTTTATATAATTGGGGATCTCTTTGTAGCAGGGACAGACACAACATCCAATACGCTGTTGTGGGCTATTCTCTTTATGGCTGTTCATCCAGAAGTTCAAG AAAGGGTTCACAAAGAGATCAGCACAGTTATTGGTGAGTCAAGACCTCCTTCCCTCAAAGACAAACTTCACATGCCTTTCACAGAAGCAACAATAATGGAAATCCAGCGTATGACCACAGTGGTCCCACTTGCCATTCCACATATGGCATCAGAAACTATTG gttTTAAAGGCTATACTATACCCAAGGGAAGTATGGTGGTTGCAAATCTGTGGTCTGTCCATAGAGATCCAGGCATGTGggaacatcctgatgaatttaATCCTTCTCGATTCTTGAGTCCAGATGGAAATATTGTGAAAAATGAAGCATTTATGCCATTTGGAATAG TTCATACTGCCATACACAGTGAGACTCTGGAACCACACCATGTGACGTTTAACACAGACTTAACCACACAGTCATAG